One stretch of Paroedura picta isolate Pp20150507F chromosome 13, Ppicta_v3.0, whole genome shotgun sequence DNA includes these proteins:
- the DNAAF6 gene encoding dynein axonemal assembly factor 6 has protein sequence MAGNAALPPLLALAELLSGPRDEDDDDDDHLGQGPSSAASALGPGHITAPKSVEPAATTHVKSGNSKEIWSAEEVPEGSEYDDSWDSREQPEYEILFKQQVGTEDLFLGMSRKDPSTACCEAMLVKIQLPDTKISDITLDIKEKVLDLRSSKKKLLLHLPHPVDPNSGKARFLPEKGTLEITLRMKRELDFINFA, from the exons ATGGCCGGGAACGCTGCGCTGCCGCCCCTGCTGGCGCTGGCAGAACTCCTCTCCGGGCCCCGCGAtgaggacgacgacgacgacgaccacCTGGGACAG GGCCCGTCTTCGGCGGCGAGCGCCCTGGGGCCGGGGCACATAACAGCTCCGAAGAGCGTGGAGCCCGCAG CCACCACTCATGTGAAATCTGGGAATAGCAAAGAGATCTGGAGTGCAGAAGAGGTGCCAGAGGGATCAGAGTATGATGATTCTTGGGATAGCAGAGAACAACCTGA GTATGAAATTTTGTTCAAACAGCAGGTGGGGACTGAGGACCTTTTCCTGGGGATGAGCCGAAAGGACCCTTCCACAGCCTGTTGTGAGGCCATGCTG GTTAAAATCCAACTGCCAGATACAAAGATTTCAGACATCACTCTTGATATCAAGGAAAAGGTTCTTGATCTTCGTAGTTCCAAGAA GAAGCTCCTCTTGCACCTGCCACACCCTGTGGACCCCAACAGTGGAAAGGCCCGTTTCCTTCCTGAAAAGGGCACTCTGGAAATCACCTTGCGCATGAAGCGAGAATTGGATTTCATCAACTTTGCTTAA
- the NUP62CL gene encoding nucleoporin-62 C-terminal-like protein, protein MSQFNFGGSGPPGGGFSFGTPKTAAATATAPAGFSFTSSAPSSTNSAGGFTFGTPAAAPASTQAPPPLFSFTTPTTSAQGSGFSFGAATPATPATGSVFGLGGNAPKLNLGSTGTGQPTGIAGGFALGNSSGLGGTVTTSVPASQPAAPSGFVFGSTAAATQPGTAGGFSFGSGPTATSGTPNFSFGSVGNSTQPAASTGLTFGVTPATVSTATTTAAASQPATAFSLGALSAGSGFGILGAAAAPTSASTGAPSQGPTLSFGAKLGGTAATSTAASTTTTPSLLGLCGPTLFASIANSSAPAPSAVNSLSLGASSAGTATAGTVGFGTKMPGTTAAVAATTTASTTSAPSAGFTLNLKPSATIATVASTAAVATTTVTAPPVMTYAQLESLINKWSLELEDQEKHFLQQATQVNAWDRTLIENGEKITSLHREVEKVKLDQKRLDQELDFILSQQKELEDLLIPLEESVKEQSGTIYLQHADEEREKTYKLAENIDAQLKRMAQDLKDIIEHLNTSGGPADTSDPLQQICKILNAHMDSLQWIDQNSALLQRKVEEVTKVCESRRKEQERSFRITFE, encoded by the exons ATGAGCCAATTCAACTTTGGCGGATCCGGCCCGCCCGGCGGTGGGTTCAGCTTCGGGACGCCGAAGacggccgccgccaccgccaccgcccctGCGGGCTTCTCCTTCACCTCTTCTGCCCCGTCATCGACCAACTCTGCGGGCGGCTTCACCTTCGGGACGCCGGCCGCGGCCCCCGCCAGCACTCAGGCGCCGCCGCCCCTCTTCTCCTTCACCACGCCCACCACCTCGGCGCAGGGCTCCGGGTTCAGCTTCGGCGCGGCCACTCCGGCAACCCCCGCAACCGGCAGCGTCTTTGGGCTCGG GGGAAATGCACCCAAGTTGAATCTGGGCAGCACTGGAACAGGACAACCTACTGGTATTGCAGGAGGCTTTGCACTGGGCAATAGCAGTGGGCTGGGTGGCACAGTAACGACTAGTGTACCAGCTAGCCAGCCAGCAGCTCCTTCAGGCTTTGTGTTTGGCTCCACCGCTGCTGCTACACAGCCCGGCACAGCTGGAGGTTTCAGCTTTGGCAGTGGACCAACAGCCACGTCTGGGACCCCCAATTTCAGCTTCGGTTCAGTTGGGAACTCGACACAGCCAGCAGCATCCACAGGGTTGACCTTTGGAGTTACCCCAGCCACAGTCAGCACTGCTACGACCACAGCAGCTGCATCACAACCTGCTACAGCTTTTAGCCTTGGAGCACTATCTGCAG GTTCAGGCTTTGGGATATTAGGTGCTGCAGCAGCACCCACCTCAGCCTCCACAGGAGCACCAAGCCAGGGTCCCACCTTATCATTTGGAGCCAAACTTGGAG GTACAGCTGCAACATCGACAGCAGCTTCCACCACCACAACACCTTCCCTTCTTGGGCTATGTGGACCGACACTCTTTGCATCCATAGCAAACTCCTCAGCCCCAGCTCCGTCTGCTGTTAACAGTCTCTCGC TTGGTGCTTCTTCAGCTGGGACAGCCACTGCTGGGACTGTGGGATTTGGCACTAAAATGCCTGGCACAACAGCGGCAGTAGCAGCCACTACAACAGCCA GTACAACATCTGCCCCCAGTGCTGGATTCACATTAAATCTGAAGCCATCAGCCACAATAGCTACTGTGGCATCCACAGCTGCTGTTGCCACCACAACAGTCAC AGCTCCTCCAGTGATGACGTATGCCCAGCTGGAGAGCTTGATTAACAAGTGGAGCCTGGAACTGGAGGACCAGGAGAAACATTTCCTTCAGCAAGCCACGCAGGTCAATGCTTGGGACAGAACCCTGATTGAGAATGGAGAGAAG ATCACATCTTTGCACAGAGAAGTGGAGAAGGTGAAGCTGGATCAGAAGAG GTTGGACCAAGAACTAGACTTTATTTTGTCCCAGCAAAAAGAGCTGGAAGATTTGTTAATTCCCCTTGAAGAATCTGTGAAAGAACAGAGTGGGACCATTTACCTGCAGCATGCAGATGAGGAGCGAGAGAAGAC TTATAAACTGGCTGAGAATATTGATGCTCAGCTGAAGCGCATGGCACAAGATCTGAAGGACATCATTGAGCACTTGAATACCTCTGGGGGCCCTGCTGATACCAGTGACCCA CTTCAGCAGATCTGTAAAATCCTCAATGCACACATGGACTCCCTCCAATGGATCGATCAGAATTCAG CCTTGTTGCAGAGGAAGGTTGAGGAAGTTACCAAGGTTTGTGAGAGCCGGCGCAAAGAACAAGAACGCAGTTTTCGGATTACATTTGAATGA